The window cagcagtaagAGAAGAACAGACTGCCAGGAGGACGCAGGGGTGTCTGAGGGCTCTCTGAGGCCTAGCAATTTCCAGAGAGCCCCTGATGGAACTCAAGCTTTTAGTGATCCACATCAAAGTCTTGAAATGGATTTCAATGCCTGTTTCTCAGAGCCATCTGTGAGCCTGGATCGCTCCCTAACACCAGACAATAATGCAGCTGCAGCACTGGATGCAGAGAGCAAAACCCCTGTCTCCCACTCTCCAGAGACTGTAGACATAGAAAGTAATAGTTTATATCTCGAGATAGGTTCCTCTCCTCCTCTGTTCCATGGCTATTCTAGAGAGGATGGGCTTGGGAGTGACGCAATGATTCCTGCTTCTATGTTGCCATTCCATGGAAGCCTGATATTCCAGGCAGATTCCGTGGATATAACCCTGTTCCCCACTGATGATGAGCAGGGGAATGATGTGGATGCATATGCTGCTGGAGAGGAGGAAGCCGATGTAGATGAGTAtgatgatgaggatgatgaagatgagtgTGATGATGAAGCTGTGGATAATGACGGGGCAGAGCAACAAGAGGCAGCTCAGAGGGTTGAAAAGGAAGTGGAAGAACCAATTGAGGATGACACCTCTGCATCTTTCCTAAATTCCCTTTCAGAGAACTCAATAAACGAGGGTGTAGATGAGTCCTTTGCTTATCAGGATGACACTGAGGACTCAATTGATTCCACATCTTATAACGGGGATGAAGATGACCATCTGTACTGCACAGAGAAGCATGCTGAACTCTCCCAACAGTTCCCTGGGCCGGATGAACCTGTGCAGTCAGTAAGCCATGCTAAACCCGAATCTTCTGGCAGTGAGAGTGAAATGGAGATATCCTCCGGATCATCTGAGCTTCCACGTGTAGAACTGCAAGGGAATCTGGCAGACTGCAGTGTTCATGGTGAAAGTGTCATTGCACAACAAATTTCAGAAACAAAGTTGCTGAAAGGTGAGCTTTCAAAAGAATCAACTGCAGAGATCAAAACAATTGATGAGGAAGGCAAACAGAGTACAGATCCCTCAACAGTCACAGTAACTTCAGAGATAGCACAGCAGATTGCCACAGAAGATCCAACATTAGCTGTTGATCAAGACAAAGTAGAACAAAATAATAGTCCTGTTGATTCCTGTGTGGCAGGTGCTACAGCTGCTGACATGTGCTTCGAGACTAACGTAGATGATAGCCAGGAAATGGATCAGAAAAATGGAAATGGTATGGAGGTGGATACATCATTGCAGTTAGCAGAAACCGCAACCAATGACCTAAATAAAGGAGTCCCCCAACTAACATACCTGGATGACTGCAGCCCCACAAACATTCCAGTTTGTGCCTATCCTGAACTGTGTGAGGTGCCAGATAACTTAACCTCAACTGATGTTTTACCATTTGAACGTTCCATGAATCAAGATAATCTGACAGAGAATCAACCTGGCAATGATGATGTAAACCACAGCTCTCAAAATATGTCCTGCTCCACATACAGCAGACTTGTCATTTCACCAAAGAAAGAGAACTCTGAGAGCAGTATGACAGAAAGGGAACTTTACCCTGGCAGTTGGACACCAAGGGATCCCTTGTCTTTAGGTGAATGCTGTGACTTTGAGGCTGAAAATCTGCTCATGTGTGAGATAGCTAGATCAGTGCACAGTAAAGGTTTGCCAGTCACTCATAACATTGCCACTGGAGAAGACGTCATGGGTGATGATGAGGACAACAACCGGTATTGTGACCTCCCTGAGAAAATGGCAGACATTGATGTTGGTGTGGTTGAGTCAAACATTGCCAGCTGGAGATCGATTCAAGATCTTTCAGAGGCAGGAGGGGGTGAGGATGATGCAAATAACCTTCAAAATCCAGAGAGCAATCCGATTATACATTGCAGTTCTGATAAAGATCTGGTGCCATCGTGGAATGATCCAGAAAAAACTTGCACGCCCTTAATCCTGAGTGCTCCATCAGACCTTACTTTGAATATGCTTTCAGATGAAGGGAAAGATGTGAAAGATCAAACTCCAAATACAGACTTCAACATTCCAGAGGATTTATCTTCAGACACATTACGGAAGGAAAGTGATGAAATAACTTCTGAACAGTCTCAGGATCTGGAATCTTGTCAAAAACCTGATGTGGTCACATTAACAGCAACCGTCTCCTCAGAACACACTGATCTTTGTGGATCTTCTACAAAAACAGTCACTTCTAACCAATCAGATAATTTTGATCCAGTTTTAAATCAGGGTCATTCAAATTCTCAACAGATTACCTTAACAAACAATGACTCTGTCTCAGAAAACAAGCTTGAATTCAACTTGCAAGGAGGATCATTTGGCACCTTCACATTCAAAAAGAAAGCAACTGAAGTAAAAATTGTTGACTCTTCAGAATTAACAATTCTCCAACAGATTTCTGTCGCACATAAAGAGACAAATTCCTATGATGGGTCTTCAAATGAGGTTGTGGGGGAGAAAGTAATTCAGTTAAGAGCACACATCAAAAATGAAACCGTAACTGATGATGCTAAAACCACTGACAGACAACTTCTTGAACAAGAGACTACAACTGACACTCAGGATGAGGAGATAGATAAATCAGACTCCCATGAGAAGGGAAACGAGGGACTGAAAACATGTCAAAAGAGAGAAGATTTTACAGAGAAAGTTTTGTTTATGAAGCCgaacaaaaatattgatgatgatgattccCATAAATCAGGTCTTTCCCAAGCTGACGGTGATGAGGCAACACCAAAAACAGCACAGATTGCTAATTCAGGTCATGCCACAAAACCAAAGGTAATTGATGCCCTTAAAACCAACATTGCAGATTTAGCCTCAATGGACAATGAAAAGATCCAGTGCCAAGGAAAGGAAATGGAGACTACAGGTGATCAAGTGCCAAGTTGTGATATATTTTCAATGAGAGAGGAATTTGGTGAAACTCAGCAGAAAGGGGAAGCCTCTATAACAGAGAACAGTGAACTTGATCAAACACCAGAACAATCAATTTTTCACTCCCCTGACCCTAGCTATATTGATCCAAAAGAGTCTGTTCATACAGAGCCAGtggttgtatctcagacaacaGACCTTACAAGGCCAGATGAGCAGAAAGAACTTCCAGACAGTTCTTTGAGCAGAGTAAGTTTGACAGAAAGCACAAGAGACATCAATGACAATCATGTAGGGGGCAGTTCATCCCTCAGGGTGGACAGCTCAGAACAAGACAGGGTCTCTCCAACATGTTCATCCACAGTTGTCCAGGAGGAAGATCTCTCTACCCCTGTTCAGGAGTCACAGCCCATTCATGACATCTCCCAAACATCTGCTGCCTTCTCACATACAGCTCCAGACAACAAACCCAGCCAACCTGACTTTCAAAGTCCCCTTCGGACTCCTGGAATAACCAGTTTAGAATCAGCAGCATGGGAAACAGAGGAACAAACACCAACTTTGGTTCCTATTCAAGACACGTGCGATCATGAAAGTGAAAAAACAGTCATGACAGCAAAACCATGCAAACATGAGAACCCTTCAGGTAAACTTTTGTTTGTTTCCTTAGTTGTTGAGTTTGTTTCATCCTAGGAATCACTAGTATTTAACTGTAGACACATcatgtgtttttctttagtAGTATGCAAGGGACACCGAACAGAACAGTCCCAGTCCACAACATCCACTGGACAAACAAACAGTAACGATGCCCAAAGAACACAGAATCAGCCAGATGAAAGAGAGATGCTCCCCTGCATCAGTCCAAGACCAGACTTCCTCATAAAAACAAAGCAAGCTGAGCGACAGAGCATAGAGCGAGACATGTGCCCAATTAGCTACAGATCAAAAGGCCCAGAGGACTTGGATCTCCCCTTCAAAAACAATAGTATGTTCATCATCTGTTTTAGCCATAAGGCATCAGCATCTTTCTCAAGTACCTTCTTTATGGTCTCTAGCAAAGcaattttagtgtttatttgtttttctttcctttaGTAGGTTCAGGTAATGAAACAGACAGTGATGGCTCAGTACCTGAGCTAGAGGAACCCAGTGGGACATTGCTGAGACCCTCAAATCCACAGGTGGGCTGAACATTCATGAGTGATCTTGAGTGAATTGAATAAAACTCAATTACATGTCAAACTATCCCAGTTGCGTATCTTACAATTAACTACAAGTTGGCATAGCAGTAGTGCATGTTAGCATACTAACACTACTTTGTTTATAAAGTAACCTTTGCTGTGTAAAGTTTTTGAGTAAAGCAACATGCACATAACactaaatgctttttttttttttttaccttgatttaaaaaaataaccctTAAGTGGAACTGGACAGCTAGTATAAATTTTCAAATTAAGTAAATTGAATGAGCAGCAATTAATTACTTGAGTGCAGAAGAGAATTAGTTGGAAGCATCAGCAAAGATACTTGCATGCATCactactaaaaaaataaatatttttgagccTACTGTATGAACAATGTTAGGTCCTACTATGCTCTCTTTATCCTTCATATCATCTTTTTTCATAGCTCTCACACTCTCCTGCTGATGAGTCAGTGAGCAGAGCCAAACAGAGTCGAAGTGAGAAAAAAGCACGAAAGGTAGGACTGCAAATGCAGTTTCATGCAGTTTTAAGACTCACTGTATTGTGCACAAAGTCCCTGACCTAGCCTCTCTTCCTTCATGTGGTTGTTATCATTACAAGGCAATGTCAAAGCTCGGGCTGAAACAGATCCACGGAGTGACACGCATCACCATTCGGAAGTCCAAGAATATTCTCTTTGTTATTACACGTCCAGATGTGTTCAAAAGCCCTGCCTCAGATATTTACATAGTCTTTGGAGAGGCCAAGGTTAGTATTttcctattatttttttttctgattgcATATGCAAGGATATCTTCCAAAAATCTGGCTACAGTGGCACAGTTTTCCAATTGCAAGAtggatatttaaatatttatgcctTGATCTGTGCTTTCTATCTGTCTCTTCTTCTCAGATTGAAGACCTGTCACAACAGGTACACAAGGCAGCGGCAGAGAAATTTAAGGTCCCTCTTGACCCCTCACCTCTGCCGTCAGACATCACACCAAGCCTGACAATAAAAGAAGAgagtgaggaagaggaggaggtaTAAATCTTTAATTTCCTCCATTTAAAAGGAtggttcaccccaaaaaaattaacattctgtcatcgtttacttgCTTCATCTCATTCCAAACCTTTGtgtctttcttttttgaaaTAATGTCAGTAAATAAAGACACCATTTTTGGATGGCCTTTTCCTTTTAGAAATAtgcttgaatgaatgaagcagCTGAATTAAGATGAACCATATTCTCTTTGTCTGTTTGTAAGCTGGATGAGGGTGGGCTGGAGCAGAGAGATATTGAGTTGGTGATGGCACAGGCCAACGTGTCTCGAGCTAAAGCAGTCCGTGCACTGCGCCACAACAAGAACGACATCGTCAATGCCATTATGGTGAGTAACTGCTTTTATATTAGCCATTCAGCATTTGTTTACACTACATTCCCTCTAATTCAAAATACCATAAAACGGGACTATAATAGAGTCCctcttaaatgtattttgtttgttttggaccTCCCAGACATTTTGTTGTTCCTAAATTAAGCAAACAAACTAACTCCaattttggtttttttttttttttttactgtgaaaaCAAAACTTAGTCCCTTTAttaagcttcttttttttttttttgtaatctgtGATTACGATTAACACAAGGTTTTTTTAAGGGCATCTTTAGTTATTTAGATCCTGTAAATACAGCGATGGTTCACAAATATTAGCAAACCCTTTGATTGCTATTGATATTTCGCCTTGTGTGTCTATTCTCAGGAGCTGACCATGTAAAAGAGGAAAAGACTTCTTCCCCACCCCTTGCGTGTTTTCTTCCCTAAGTAATGCTGCTATATTGCACCGCCCAAACTCCTGCTGAAATAAACCTGTTACAACCACAGCTGTTCGTTTCCCAACATTATCTACGAGTCATATAAATGCACcttacaaacaaaaatgtatcattgtacattttgaacaaattttaatattgccTTAATGGCTCAGATGGTAGATCAGAGGATTGTAGAAATAAATGCTCATGTCCTCAAAGCTGATGACTTGAATCTGacctaaagttttttttcttgtacTTTCCCATGgggtatatgtatatttatcttATCTTGCAATCGTAAAGAGTGCACATGACACTGAAATTCCACTTAAATTTATTATAGAAgcatgtttttagcatgttttaaagttgtaattgTTTGACTACAAATCAAAGATAATATTTTTACTCAATTTTGAATGCAAACATGACATCAGATAGACTATTTGAACACTGTCAATTTTAATCCATATCAATATACAAGGACACAGAGATGACCAAAGTAATAATGATGAATGATCAGTATATTATGTAAAGGGATGAACATTACCAAAACTTATTTCTGCGACATCTCATGCATTTAAATGTCCTGTGGGGTAACACACTTTTCACATTCAGCATGAAAACTGCATCCAAAAGAATCATTCACATTATATTTTAGTGCAGTGGAGGTATGTGATTATATCCGTGTTTGCTTCactcataaaaaaaacaacaacattgctAATACTGTTTTGTTGACATCACCCATACACAAACAGGCACACAATGGAAATTAGTTTTATGGAAAGTATAACTAGCATTAGCTTAAACATTTAGTTTCCTGTAAGCCTCTTTATATTCAAGTTAATAAAAGCCTAAAAATGTAAAGACAGAAGCTCTTTTTTCAAGTAAGATTTGTGTATTAAGGCCATCCATCGCTGTGTTTGGTGCTCCAGGTAAAAGTCTCTCTGATTTCAGCTGTTCCCCATTCTGTTTCAGTTCCCCTCCCTACCTTCGTTCTCATTGTGTCCAGCTACATTTGGATCAGCTTTTAGGGGGCAGGACATTGGCCTGGAAGTGGCCCTGATTGGTAATGTTGCCAGCAGGGAAATAACGTGCCACTACAAAGGTAGAACCATCTGAGGCCACAGCTTTCCCAACACCAAGTTTCTTTGAGCTTTTCCACACCATTGCAGTGAAGTGACCTAGAACAAAACAATGATTCTTTCATTAATTGGTGTGTATTGCAGCGATGTGTGATTGTCACAAAGTGTTTATGCTTGTCTTGACTCCCATAAACCATGTGGCACTTGTGTTAGTGCTCAGTTAAATGTTTATATGCTGAGAGACAGAGTGGAATAAGagactcaagtacattttatgcatttggcaaatGCTTATCCAAAGCTAATTACTGGTGATTTCATCACTTTGTGTTTacccctgggaatcaaacccacaGTTTTGATGTTGACAACACCATATGCTACCAACTGAGTTACAGGAACGCCCGTTCCTAAATTCCCAACCACATTTAAAGATTTAGAGTCAGTATAGACGTTGTCCACAATCAATATAGTTACTCCAGAAGATTTTGAATCAGCTGCTGTAGAATTGTGACTCTTTCAAAAGCGTTCTACCCTCTTGAGGTGGTGGCTAGTATTACTCATTTCCTACAGGCTGAAGCTGATGACAGGTGAGATGAATAAAAACTGAGGGGCGAGTTAACAGCT is drawn from Onychostoma macrolepis isolate SWU-2019 chromosome 16, ASM1243209v1, whole genome shotgun sequence and contains these coding sequences:
- the nacad gene encoding uncharacterized protein nacad isoform X3, which produces MAHYLARVSQDCARPLFTLPGPLTEKEHQAVRQRLCHTDMPGETAHRSGPTQGLLDSGDPQSELPGPDLSGQTSSSSASTPTDSASSPSPSSPPKLSPLCTPFGPRLVMAKPTTSPRPQPEGASFELEGYSGNIGRPTGRFGRGAYRRGPMKMERIKVLTGSEIESDFQEPETMDSRVVMGQEALLRNMETQSGVLLGKQIGQVTPSSGHQPSEPSMKCHIGLDENAKLDTGQVSSTIDQAKSSISVPEQEKSIGQILECQVLESKVRDAELTDSSTLFPDNEGEPLSLSQGEVPSLSFSEPPYVVDPQRIGVLPGLDPDRYYTAPSTPIKMAYCSHLKQQWRPGSPSQSPGSPTDESDLCSPPTSPSGSYMTAEGGSWTSYTSSTSHSCSPNLTAEAELQEAPACYVGSLSEIGDELGDDRTGNERDACLGKPDLPELLEDEACEVDILTRDTCSPHWVTEDDSTQESSSSSKRRTDCQEDAGVSEGSLRPSNFQRAPDGTQAFSDPHQSLEMDFNACFSEPSVSLDRSLTPDNNAAAALDAESKTPVSHSPETVDIESNSLYLEIGSSPPLFHGYSREDGLGSDAMIPASMLPFHGSLIFQADSVDITLFPTDDEQGNDVDAYAAGEEEADVDEYDDEDDEDECDDEAVDNDGAEQQEAAQRVEKEVEEPIEDDTSASFLNSLSENSINEGVDESFAYQDDTEDSIDSTSYNGDEDDHLYCTEKHAELSQQFPGPDEPVQSVSHAKPESSGSESEMEISSGSSELPRVELQGNLADCSVHGESVIAQQISETKLLKGELSKESTAEIKTIDEEGKQSTDPSTVTVTSEIAQQIATEDPTLAVDQDKVEQNNSPVDSCVAGATAADMCFETNVDDSQEMDQKNGNGMEVDTSLQLAETATNDLNKGVPQLTYLDDCSPTNIPVCAYPELCEVPDNLTSTDVLPFERSMNQDNLTENQPGNDDVNHSSQNMSCSTYSRLVISPKKENSESSMTERELYPGSWTPRDPLSLGECCDFEAENLLMCEIARSVHSKGLPVTHNIATGEDVMGDDEDNNRYCDLPEKMADIDVGVVESNIASWRSIQDLSEAGGGEDDANNLQNPESNPIIHCSSDKDLVPSWNDPEKTCTPLILSAPSDLTLNMLSDEGKDVKDQTPNTDFNIPEDLSSDTLRKESDEITSEQSQDLESCQKPDVVTLTATVSSEHTDLCGSSTKTVTSNQSDNFDPVLNQGHSNSQQITLTNNDSVSENKLEFNLQGGSFGTFTFKKKATEVKIVDSSELTILQQISVAHKETNSYDGSSNEVVGEKVIQLRAHIKNETVTDDAKTTDRQLLEQETTTDTQDEEIDKSDSHEKGNEGLKTCQKREDFTEKVLFMKPNKNIDDDDSHKSGLSQADGDEATPKTAQIANSGHATKPKVIDALKTNIADLASMDNEKIQCQGKEMETTGDQVPSCDIFSMREEFGETQQKGEASITENSELDQTPEQSIFHSPDPSYIDPKESVHTEPVVVSQTTDLTRPDEQKELPDSSLSRVSLTESTRDINDNHVGGSSSLRVDSSEQDRVSPTCSSTVVQEEDLSTPVQESQPIHDISQTSAAFSHTAPDNKPSQPDFQSPLRTPGITSLESAAWETEEQTPTLVPIQDTCDHESEKTVMTAKPCKHENPSVVCKGHRTEQSQSTTSTGQTNSNDAQRTQNQPDEREMLPCISPRPDFLIKTKQAERQSIERDMCPISYRSKGPEDLDLPFKNNSSGNETDSDGSVPELEEPSGTLLRPSNPQLSHSPADESVSRAKQSRSEKKARKAMSKLGLKQIHGVTRITIRKSKNILFVITRPDVFKSPASDIYIVFGEAKIEDLSQQVHKAAAEKFKVPLDPSPLPSDITPSLTIKEESEEEEELDEGGLEQRDIELVMAQANVSRAKAVRALRHNKNDIVNAIMELTM
- the nacad gene encoding uncharacterized protein nacad isoform X2, translating into MAHYLARVSQDCARPLFTLPGPLTEKEHQAVRQRLCHTDMPGETAHRSGPTQGLLDSGDPQSELPGPDLSGQTSSSSASTPTDSASSPSPSSPPKLSPLCTPFGPRLVMAKPTTSPRPQPEGASFELEGYSGNIGRPTGRFGRGAYRRGPMKMERIKVLTGSEIESDFQEPETMDSRVVMGQEALLRNMETQSGVLLGKQIGQVTPSSGHQPSEPSMKCHIGLDENAKLDTGQVSSTIDQAKSSISVPEQEKSIGQILECQVLESKVRDAELTDSSTLFPDNEGEPLSLSQGEVPSLSFSEPPYVVDPQRIGVLPGLDPDRYYTAPSTPIKMAYCSHLKQQWRPGSPSQSPGSPTDESDLCSPPTSPSGSYMTAEGGSWTSYTSSTSHSCSPNLTAEAELQEAPACYVGSLSEIGDELGDDRTGNERDACLGKPDLPELLEDEACEVDILTRDTCSPHWVTEDDSTQESSSSSKRRTDCQEDAGVSEGSLRPSNFQRAPDGTQAFSDPHQSLEMDFNACFSEPSVSLDRSLTPDNNAAAALDAESKTPVSHSPETVDIESNSLYLEIGSSPPLFHGYSREDGLGSDAMIPASMLPFHGSLIFQADSVDITLFPTDDEQGNDVDAYAAGEEEADVDEYDDEDDEDECDDEAVDNDGAEQQEAAQRVEKEVEEPIEDDTSASFLNSLSENSINEGVDESFAYQDDTEDSIDSTSYNGDEDDHLYCTEKHAELSQQFPGPDEPVQSVSHAKPESSGSESEMEISSGSSELPRVELQGNLADCSVHGESVIAQQISETKLLKGELSKESTAEIKTIDEEGKQSTDPSTVTVTSEIAQQIATEDPTLAVDQDKVEQNNSPVDSCVAGATAADMCFETNVDDSQEMDQKNGNGMEVDTSLQLAETATNDLNKGVPQLTYLDDCSPTNIPVCAYPELCEVPDNLTSTDVLPFERSMNQDNLTENQPGNDDVNHSSQNMSCSTYSRLVISPKKENSESSMTERELYPGSWTPRDPLSLGECCDFEAENLLMCEIARSVHSKGLPVTHNIATGEDVMGDDEDNNRYCDLPEKMADIDVGVVESNIASWRSIQDLSEAGGGEDDANNLQNPESNPIIHCSSDKDLVPSWNDPEKTCTPLILSAPSDLTLNMLSDEGKDVKDQTPNTDFNIPEDLSSDTLRKESDEITSEQSQDLESCQKPDVVTLTATVSSEHTDLCGSSTKTVTSNQSDNFDPVLNQGHSNSQQITLTNNDSVSENKLEFNLQGGSFGTFTFKKKATEVKIVDSSELTILQQISVAHKETNSYDGSSNEVVGEKVIQLRAHIKNETVTDDAKTTDRQLLEQETTTDTQDEEIDKSDSHEKGNEGLKTCQKREDFTEKVLFMKPNKNIDDDDSHKSGLSQADGDEATPKTAQIANSGHATKPKVIDALKTNIADLASMDNEKIQCQGKEMETTGDQVPSCDIFSMREEFGETQQKGEASITENSELDQTPEQSIFHSPDPSYIDPKESVHTEPVVVSQTTDLTRPDEQKELPDSSLSRVSLTESTRDINDNHVGGSSSLRVDSSEQDRVSPTCSSTVVQEEDLSTPVQESQPIHDISQTSAAFSHTAPDNKPSQPDFQSPLRTPGITSLESAAWETEEQTPTLVPIQDTCDHESEKTVMTAKPCKHENPSVCKGHRTEQSQSTTSTGQTNSNDAQRTQNQPDEREMLPCISPRPDFLIKTKQAERQSIERDMCPISYRSKGPEDLDLPFKNNIGSGNETDSDGSVPELEEPSGTLLRPSNPQLSHSPADESVSRAKQSRSEKKARKAMSKLGLKQIHGVTRITIRKSKNILFVITRPDVFKSPASDIYIVFGEAKIEDLSQQVHKAAAEKFKVPLDPSPLPSDITPSLTIKEESEEEEELDEGGLEQRDIELVMAQANVSRAKAVRALRHNKNDIVNAIMELTM
- the nacad gene encoding uncharacterized protein nacad isoform X1, translating into MAHYLARVSQDCARPLFTLPGPLTEKEHQAVRQRLCHTDMPGETAHRSGPTQGLLDSGDPQSELPGPDLSGQTSSSSASTPTDSASSPSPSSPPKLSPLCTPFGPRLVMAKPTTSPRPQPEGASFELEGYSGNIGRPTGRFGRGAYRRGPMKMERIKVLTGSEIESDFQEPETMDSRVVMGQEALLRNMETQSGVLLGKQIGQVTPSSGHQPSEPSMKCHIGLDENAKLDTGQVSSTIDQAKSSISVPEQEKSIGQILECQVLESKVRDAELTDSSTLFPDNEGEPLSLSQGEVPSLSFSEPPYVVDPQRIGVLPGLDPDRYYTAPSTPIKMAYCSHLKQQWRPGSPSQSPGSPTDESDLCSPPTSPSGSYMTAEGGSWTSYTSSTSHSCSPNLTAEAELQEAPACYVGSLSEIGDELGDDRTGNERDACLGKPDLPELLEDEACEVDILTRDTCSPHWVTEDDSTQESSSSSKRRTDCQEDAGVSEGSLRPSNFQRAPDGTQAFSDPHQSLEMDFNACFSEPSVSLDRSLTPDNNAAAALDAESKTPVSHSPETVDIESNSLYLEIGSSPPLFHGYSREDGLGSDAMIPASMLPFHGSLIFQADSVDITLFPTDDEQGNDVDAYAAGEEEADVDEYDDEDDEDECDDEAVDNDGAEQQEAAQRVEKEVEEPIEDDTSASFLNSLSENSINEGVDESFAYQDDTEDSIDSTSYNGDEDDHLYCTEKHAELSQQFPGPDEPVQSVSHAKPESSGSESEMEISSGSSELPRVELQGNLADCSVHGESVIAQQISETKLLKGELSKESTAEIKTIDEEGKQSTDPSTVTVTSEIAQQIATEDPTLAVDQDKVEQNNSPVDSCVAGATAADMCFETNVDDSQEMDQKNGNGMEVDTSLQLAETATNDLNKGVPQLTYLDDCSPTNIPVCAYPELCEVPDNLTSTDVLPFERSMNQDNLTENQPGNDDVNHSSQNMSCSTYSRLVISPKKENSESSMTERELYPGSWTPRDPLSLGECCDFEAENLLMCEIARSVHSKGLPVTHNIATGEDVMGDDEDNNRYCDLPEKMADIDVGVVESNIASWRSIQDLSEAGGGEDDANNLQNPESNPIIHCSSDKDLVPSWNDPEKTCTPLILSAPSDLTLNMLSDEGKDVKDQTPNTDFNIPEDLSSDTLRKESDEITSEQSQDLESCQKPDVVTLTATVSSEHTDLCGSSTKTVTSNQSDNFDPVLNQGHSNSQQITLTNNDSVSENKLEFNLQGGSFGTFTFKKKATEVKIVDSSELTILQQISVAHKETNSYDGSSNEVVGEKVIQLRAHIKNETVTDDAKTTDRQLLEQETTTDTQDEEIDKSDSHEKGNEGLKTCQKREDFTEKVLFMKPNKNIDDDDSHKSGLSQADGDEATPKTAQIANSGHATKPKVIDALKTNIADLASMDNEKIQCQGKEMETTGDQVPSCDIFSMREEFGETQQKGEASITENSELDQTPEQSIFHSPDPSYIDPKESVHTEPVVVSQTTDLTRPDEQKELPDSSLSRVSLTESTRDINDNHVGGSSSLRVDSSEQDRVSPTCSSTVVQEEDLSTPVQESQPIHDISQTSAAFSHTAPDNKPSQPDFQSPLRTPGITSLESAAWETEEQTPTLVPIQDTCDHESEKTVMTAKPCKHENPSVVCKGHRTEQSQSTTSTGQTNSNDAQRTQNQPDEREMLPCISPRPDFLIKTKQAERQSIERDMCPISYRSKGPEDLDLPFKNNIGSGNETDSDGSVPELEEPSGTLLRPSNPQLSHSPADESVSRAKQSRSEKKARKAMSKLGLKQIHGVTRITIRKSKNILFVITRPDVFKSPASDIYIVFGEAKIEDLSQQVHKAAAEKFKVPLDPSPLPSDITPSLTIKEESEEEEELDEGGLEQRDIELVMAQANVSRAKAVRALRHNKNDIVNAIMELTM